One Pectobacterium colocasium DNA segment encodes these proteins:
- a CDS encoding TonB-dependent receptor gives MKANSLINLKNAVALALAATATNVAIAADSDDVLVVTASGYEKKLTNAPASISVISEEALSQKNYHDLGEALSGVEGVDVRSGTGKTGGLDISIRGMPSSYTLILIDGVRQNASGDTTPNGFDTMNTAVMPPLSAIERIEVIRGPMSTLYGSDAIGGVVNIITKKNSKQWSGSVNLSHTVQEHRKWGDSSTLGFYTSGPLVNDQFSLALRGNVEHRQGSSVTSLSGTGDTRVPFPTKTDNYTVGGKLSFKTSEANTLWIDGDVSRQTYDNRSSQLGPIGVSGGGYRDELRFERNKLAIGHDTDLSFGRWSSNLSYAVTENKGRLLTPRVLNTANASLSGRDRELKNTNTIFDTMLVSPIGEDHLLTVGGQFWDSRLKDGIVLANSGETFEQKSWSLYAEDDWQLLDPLSLTLGARYEKHDSFGGHVSPRAYLVWNVADDWTVKGGVSTGYKTPSLAQLHNGVSGVARNGAATTIGNPNLKPEESTNFETGVYYENDANVKANITGFVNHYKNAIDSVELNSSTSTYRNIGKARTQGVELATSFPVFVPDVTLALNYTYTHSEQIGGKNPGAALTTTAKHMANARLNWQIDEQWNSWLAAEYRAKTPRFTANYANLNTAQKLVYDDRGADLKSWTVVNLGTSYKVTKDVTLNGTVNNLLDKDFSQVQRYESTDSSYYAGDYFGNSAFTTGYVMPGRNYWLSVNVNF, from the coding sequence ATGAAAGCAAATTCTCTGATTAATCTCAAGAATGCAGTAGCACTGGCTCTGGCGGCAACAGCAACAAATGTCGCGATAGCGGCAGATAGTGATGATGTTTTAGTTGTCACCGCGAGTGGTTATGAGAAAAAGTTAACGAACGCACCTGCATCGATTTCTGTCATTAGTGAAGAGGCGCTTTCCCAGAAAAACTATCACGATCTGGGAGAAGCGTTAAGTGGCGTGGAAGGGGTTGATGTGCGCAGCGGTACGGGTAAAACGGGTGGTCTGGACATCAGTATTCGTGGTATGCCGAGCAGTTATACCCTGATTCTAATCGATGGAGTACGTCAGAATGCCAGTGGAGATACAACGCCGAACGGTTTTGACACCATGAATACGGCGGTGATGCCGCCATTGTCAGCCATTGAACGTATTGAAGTGATCCGTGGGCCTATGTCGACGCTGTATGGTTCTGATGCGATTGGCGGTGTGGTCAACATTATTACGAAGAAAAACAGTAAACAGTGGAGTGGCAGCGTTAATCTGTCACATACGGTGCAAGAACACCGTAAATGGGGTGACAGCTCAACGCTGGGGTTCTATACCTCCGGCCCGTTGGTGAACGATCAATTTAGTTTGGCATTGCGCGGTAATGTGGAGCATCGTCAGGGATCAAGCGTCACCTCACTGAGCGGGACGGGTGACACGCGTGTTCCGTTCCCGACCAAGACTGATAACTACACTGTCGGTGGGAAACTGAGCTTTAAAACCAGCGAAGCGAATACCCTGTGGATTGATGGCGATGTGTCACGTCAGACTTACGATAACCGCAGTAGCCAACTGGGCCCGATTGGTGTTAGTGGCGGTGGATACCGCGATGAATTGCGCTTTGAGCGTAATAAACTGGCAATTGGCCATGACACCGACCTCTCGTTTGGTCGTTGGAGCTCAAATTTGTCATATGCAGTGACCGAGAACAAGGGGCGACTGCTAACACCACGCGTATTGAATACCGCCAATGCAAGCCTGTCTGGTCGCGACCGCGAGCTGAAGAATACCAACACTATTTTCGATACGATGCTCGTGTCGCCAATCGGGGAGGATCATCTGCTAACGGTTGGTGGGCAATTCTGGGATTCACGCCTTAAAGATGGCATTGTGTTGGCAAACAGCGGTGAAACGTTTGAACAAAAAAGCTGGTCACTGTATGCAGAAGACGACTGGCAGCTACTCGATCCGTTGTCACTGACGTTAGGTGCCCGCTATGAGAAACATGATAGCTTCGGTGGACATGTTAGCCCGCGTGCCTATCTGGTATGGAATGTCGCGGATGACTGGACGGTAAAAGGTGGTGTGAGTACCGGATACAAAACGCCTTCTCTTGCGCAATTGCATAATGGTGTCAGTGGCGTAGCCAGAAATGGCGCTGCAACGACCATCGGCAACCCAAATCTCAAGCCTGAAGAAAGCACCAATTTTGAGACGGGGGTGTATTATGAAAACGATGCGAATGTAAAAGCGAATATCACAGGATTCGTGAACCATTATAAAAATGCGATTGACTCGGTTGAACTCAATAGCTCAACGAGCACGTATCGCAATATTGGCAAAGCCAGAACACAAGGTGTGGAACTCGCGACATCTTTCCCAGTATTCGTGCCGGATGTCACTCTGGCGCTGAACTACACCTATACGCATAGTGAACAAATCGGTGGAAAGAATCCTGGCGCAGCATTGACAACGACGGCCAAACACATGGCGAATGCCCGTTTGAACTGGCAGATCGATGAGCAATGGAATAGCTGGTTGGCAGCGGAATACCGAGCGAAGACACCACGTTTCACTGCCAATTATGCGAATCTGAATACGGCTCAAAAATTGGTGTATGACGATCGTGGTGCCGACCTGAAATCCTGGACGGTAGTGAATCTGGGCACTTCGTATAAAGTAACGAAGGATGTTACGCTGAACGGCACGGTAAACAATCTATTGGATAAGGACTTCTCTCAAGTACAGCGCTATGAGTCAACTGATAGCTCATATTATGCGGGTGATTACTTCGGAAACAGTGCTTTTACGACAGGTTATGTAATGCCAGGACGTAATTACTGGTTATCAGTTAACGTCAACTTCTGA